Within the Tursiops truncatus isolate mTurTru1 chromosome 19, mTurTru1.mat.Y, whole genome shotgun sequence genome, the region tttagaAGTGGTTCAGAAAAATTTTACTGTACAAAGTGCCCTACCATTTTTGCCATGTTGAATGTTTTCTTAAATCTGTCACTAAAAGGTAAGTTTCTGTGCCCAGTTCTTGGCACTTGTGTGCTTCATTAGAAAAATGCTGGGTTTGCCAATCCTTTCCCCATGGGCTCTTAAGATAACAAGGGATCATTCCTCAAGCAGCCTGACCCAGAAAATATAATCCCAAGAACACCAGTCCCTTGGgatgccttccctgaccccccagTCCAGATCAGGTCCCTGCTATATCTTTCATATTAACATTAATATCATCTTCATTGCATTTATCACAAGTGCAATTCTACTTGTATTCATAGGATAATTTGATTAATGGCTTTCTCTCCCACTAAACTGTAAGTTGTCTGAAAGTAGAGATCATGCCTGATGTTGTGTCCTCTgagcttagcacagggcctggcacactgGTTGAATGGAAGTGTTCACAAATTCTACCTGTGCAAGCCCAGTCTGCTGGTGTGACTCAGGGAGCTGACAGGGGCTTGTGACCCAGGAGAGACTGGGCTGTGGGCAGCAGTGATTCTGTCTGGTGGCTATCAAACTTTCTTTTCTAAGTAGCAGAacattctttgttaaaaaaaaaaaaaaaggcagaatccATGGATTTTGTAAAACATAAAAGTGTTGATTTTTCTGGGGCTGCTTCTCTTCCCTGCTGTTTGAAATCATTTGTCTAGTCCCACACCTCTAAAGAGGGAAACAGCGGTGTTGTCCCAGAGCTGTGAACCTGTGGTGCGTTACTAAGGAACAAAGAGGTGGTTTGGGGCAGCTTCTCAGGGCACTTTACTCCTAGGTCGTCTGGGGAGCATGAGCTGGAGAGAGGTTTGCAGTCTGGAACTTGTTCAGCCTCCAGAAGATCTGAGCTAATGGCACTCGGCATCCATGCTTTCCCCATTCCCTGGAGACAAAAGTGGTTTTCAGCTTCTCTAATATCTCGTTGATTTCCTAACAGGAAAGCTAGATAAACTTAAATAAACATGTCTTTCAAGGCAACGGCCACTCTTCCTAAAGGTACAGGACCTGTGCAGCTGGCCTGCAGGAGCCTGGTTTAACTCAAGATGGCCTTTAGCTCCCACACTAGTAATACTACTGGGTCCCAAGTTCAAAAGCTCTCTTACTGTTCAGGCTCAAGAAGGAAggcctcttccccttccctgacCTCTCGTGGCATGAAGTAAATATTACTTACTCTAGTTTTATCACCACCAAACTCTCAACAGCCGCAAGAGTCCTTTTCCTCCcagcccacctcctctcctccccaccttgcAGTGTCCACCCCAACCCCTGCTGTGCATAGTTGTAGCAGGAAACCTCTGGGTTGGCCAGAGCTGCAGCCAAGTGGCCAAATTCTCACCCAGTACTGTGGTTCTCCTGTCCCTAATCCTAAAATCCCACAAGTGTGGGGAAGCATTGGAGACCCTCCAAGAGCAGATAGTGATAGCAGTTAGGTGCTACTCTCCTTGTAGGGCCCCGCTTCAGCTCTGGACCCCTGTGCAAGGACCTCTCCCCTTGCCTTGTCCCCCTGCCCTTTCCACACTGCTCCCCGCCTTGGGCATGTAACGCTTGGCTAGCTGTTCTGTTGTCCTGCCAGTACCTGTTGTAAAGCTTTCATTACTGTTTAGAGAAGAGCAGGAGGTTTCAAGAGTTTTGTAAAGTGAAGAGATTGAATTGGGTCATAGGCTACACATGTGTTCCTCCTTGCCGCAGCACTGAGCTTCGTAACACTGGGAGTTCATGCCCGAGAATCCCATATGTGCAGATGGCAAATGCTCTGTGGGGTTCTTGAGGGTCAGGGTGGCAGGGGAGAGGGTAGAAAGTGAGGGGAGCTTGGAAGGATTGGCCAAAGGCACCAGATTATCTCCTGTGGGCTTTGTCAGGATGTGAGCTTCCGAAGGACTGGTCTGGGCCTAACTCTATGAGAGGCCTGATAAAAAGCACATAGAATGAGAAAACTCATCTATGTTCATGTTGAtctttaaacttctttttaaaaattaaattttcaaaatattgaacatTGATATTATTGGCCTGGAAATGTAGCTTCTGTGTGAGTCTTAAATCTGAGTCACAGTGGacccttttttttcctgtatttatgACGTCTGCCGGGTCTCTCTCATGGTGATGGTTATAAAATGTACCGGTGACAGAGCTGTGCTGGgctgagcactttacatatacTGCCTCACTTGACTTACTGTTCTACCCTGCATGGTAGATGGGACTCTCCTTTTACAGTGTAGTaaaccaaagcccagagaggtttaGAAATGTCCCAGGTCATGCAGCAACCAAGCGAGagaaccagaatttgaatccCAGAGTGGCTCCAAAGCTCGAGTTTGGCACCAATAAATGGCCCTTTCTGAGCAGCCAGCTGTCCTGGGGCCCCATTGTTTCTGTTGCAAGGTGGCCAGACAAGTTCCCCTCCTGAGCCTGTGTGAACAGAATCCATCAGAAGAAGCTACacccagggactttcctggtggtccagtgggtgggaCTCTGCGCTCGCATCgtggggggcccaggttcaatccttggttagggaactagatcctgcatgccgcaactaagagttcacatgctgcgaCTAAGAattccacgtgctgcaactaaaaaaaaagatcccgcaggccacaacGAGGATCCTGTGTGCGCAACTGggacccagcgcagcctaaattaataaataaatattttttatttattaaaataaaaaattaaataaaaatgtaaaaaagaagaagccggacttccctggtggtgcagtggtaaagaatctgcctaccagtgcaggggacatgggtttgagccctggtcccggaggatcccacatgccgtggagcaactaagcccgtgtgccacaactactgagcctgcgctctagagcccgcgagccacaactactgatgcctgtgcgcctagagcccgtgctccgcaacaagagaagccaccacaatgagaagcccacgcaccgcaacgaagagtagcccctgctcgccgcaactggagaaagcccatgtgcagcaacaaagacccaacgcagccaaaaataaataaataaataaataaataaaatgtattaaaaaaaaagaaaaaagactgagggAGACCAGTTAAGTTACcattgcaataatccaggcaaAAAAGTGTGGTGACTTGGATGAGGAAGGTGGCACTGGTGGTAGTGGGAACTGGTGAGATCCTGGATGTAGTTTGAAAGCTAAGCCAACAGGATTTACTGATGATTGAAAGTGGGATGGATGTGAGTGACATCCGTGATTCTGGCTTGAGAAACGGGGAGAAATGAATCGCCATTGACTGAGATGGAGAAAACTCAGGGAAGGGAGTATCAAGAGCTCAGTTTGGGATTCCAACCCTAAACCTACCCCACCACCTTGAATGTCTTTGTGAGTGAGCTACCAATTATCTATCCAATTTCCTACATTTCTTATCGACCCTGTGTAAACCCTCCAACCTGTTTCCTGGTGTGCACTCAGGACTTTAGGAATCCCAGCCGTttcctcagtgcctttgcacatgcagtTTCCTGCCTGGGTGTCCTTTCCCCCTTATGCTCCCTGGAACATTTGCTTCCTTAAAGATCCCTGGCGGCACTCCCCCATGAAGTCTTCCCTTATTCTGCCATCTGTACCAGACCCTTGAGCTTGTTCCCTCAAGAAGCCCATGACTTCTTGGGTGAATTGAGGTCGTGGAATTTGAGTTGCACCCCAAGGGCAGTGTCTGTGGAATGAGTAATGGAATAACTGGATGTCTTCACCCTTCCCTAGCTTGCTGTACCCCCAAACCTGTGTGTGTCCAGTCCATACGACTTCTTGGGCTTTGTAAGTTTTCTGTTGAAGATACTAGCATAAGACTTTCTTCTGCTTGAACCATCCCAAGCTCACAGGAATACTCCAGGAGTTGGTGTCTTTTGGCTGTTCGTACCCTCATGAGCTTTCATCTCATGATGTGGAGGAGTGTTGATCCCTTCCTTTTCCTCGTGTGGGAGCTGCTCAGTCCTCTTGGTCTCTCTCTTCAGGGCTTTGTCTAGCTTTGTTTTGCTCTCTGGGTGCATTCCAGCTGCGATGTACTCAGAACAGGCATGAGACAGAAAGGatgttttctctccctttcccctcctacTGGAGCCAAGCATTTTCGGGCCTTATGACTACACTAACTTGTTGAACCAGTGTTTTCAGAGGACAATCTGCGAGGAATCTTAGAGCCCTTTCTGCAGTTACAACTGAGAGTGCCAAGCTCATCCCCTAGAATATAGATTTGATTTTCTTACCCCAAGCTGATGATCTAATAAATGCATAAAGGTACATAAGCATGTCCAAGAAGCATGTCCACCTCTCCAGCCCACTTGTATTAGGCAGTGTTCTTGAGATAAACAGAACCAGGAGGATGTACATTGAGAGAGGGAGGTagagatttattttctaaaaactgaTTCATGCTATTGTAGGAGCTGACAGATCTGAAATCTGCAGAGCAAATCTGAGTTCCAGCAAGAGGTGATGTTGCAGActtgagtctgaaggcagtctggaggcagaattccttcctcttcagggaacttcagtcttttttctcaaGGTCTTCATCTGATGAGTTGAGGcctacccacattatggagggtaatcagCTCTACTCAAAGTCTACTGGTTTAAATGTTAATCAGATCTAAAGATATCTTCCCAGCAGTGTCTAGACTAGTATTCGATGGGCACCATAACCtaaccaagttgacacataaaattaaccttgTACCACCTCTCTACCTCCCACTCCTGGTTTGCACCTTCTGCCTCTActcctttcatttttcctttaagaacttGCTTCTCTTTCTCGAGCCCATAATTCTTTCTCTAGTCCCAGTCACTGGGTACTGTTTTCATCCAAGCTGATCACCTTTCCTCTTGTCCCAGGTCACCACCTGGTCTCAGGCAGCTTTCCTGAGTCACCTGCCTTCCAGAAATGGGTTTTCTTTTCCCAGTGTAAACCCCTTGGGACTTTGAGATTTCCTGCTGTGTTTTATTCTCAGGCATTGGGAAGAATGTGGTTTGTGAGAAGGCAGCAACCTCGGTGGATGCCTTCCGGATGGTGACAGCCTCGCGCTACTACCCACAGCTGATGAGCCTGGTGGGGAACGTGCTGCGCTTCCTGCCTGCCTTCGTGCGCATGAAGCAGCTGATTGCCGAGCACTACGTGGGTGCAGTGATGATCTGTGATGCCCGCGTCTACTCGGGCAGCCTGCTCAGCCCCAACTACGGCTGGATCTGTGATGAGCTCATGGGCGGTGGGGGCCTGCACACCATGGGCACCTACATTGTGGACCTGCTGACCCACCTGACTGGCCAGAAAGCCGAGAAGGTACATGGGCTGCTCAAGACCTTTGTGAGGCAGAATGCAGCCATCCGTGGCATCCGGCATGTCACCAGCGATGACTTCTGTTTCTTCCAGATGCTTATGGGTGGGGGTGTGTGCAGCACAGTAACACTCAACTTCAACATGCCAGGCGCCTTTGTGCACGAGGTCATGGTGGTGGGCTCTGCGGGACGCCTTGTTGCCCGGGGAGCTGACCTCTACGGGCAGAAGAACTCTGCCACACAAGAGGAGCTGCTGCTGAGGGACTCGCTGGCTGTGGGCACGGGGCTCCCCGAGCAGGGGCCCCAGGATGTC harbors:
- the GFOD2 gene encoding glucose-fructose oxidoreductase domain-containing protein 2 isoform X2, which translates into the protein MVTASRYYPQLMSLVGNVLRFLPAFVRMKQLIAEHYVGAVMICDARVYSGSLLSPNYGWICDELMGGGGLHTMGTYIVDLLTHLTGQKAEKVHGLLKTFVRQNAAIRGIRHVTSDDFCFFQMLMGGGVCSTVTLNFNMPGAFVHEVMVVGSAGRLVARGADLYGQKNSATQEELLLRDSLAVGTGLPEQGPQDVPLLYLKGMVYMVQALRQSFQGQGDRRTWDHTPVSMAASFEDGLYMQSVVDAIKRSSRSGEWEAVEVLTEEPDANQNLCEALQRNNLSTWAELNSGESEGGPRRTPPPVLIYSSDW
- the GFOD2 gene encoding glucose-fructose oxidoreductase domain-containing protein 2 isoform X1, with amino-acid sequence MKMLPGVGVFGTGSSARVLVPLLRAEGFTVEALWGKTEEEAKQLAEEMNITFYTSRTDDVLLHQDVDLVCINIPPPLTRQISVKALGIGKNVVCEKAATSVDAFRMVTASRYYPQLMSLVGNVLRFLPAFVRMKQLIAEHYVGAVMICDARVYSGSLLSPNYGWICDELMGGGGLHTMGTYIVDLLTHLTGQKAEKVHGLLKTFVRQNAAIRGIRHVTSDDFCFFQMLMGGGVCSTVTLNFNMPGAFVHEVMVVGSAGRLVARGADLYGQKNSATQEELLLRDSLAVGTGLPEQGPQDVPLLYLKGMVYMVQALRQSFQGQGDRRTWDHTPVSMAASFEDGLYMQSVVDAIKRSSRSGEWEAVEVLTEEPDANQNLCEALQRNNLSTWAELNSGESEGGPRRTPPPVLIYSSDW